Proteins from one Oscillatoria nigro-viridis PCC 7112 genomic window:
- a CDS encoding alpha-mannosidase: MSASVSPASNNIFATVEKLRRLSQVEVQSGWRYCDSDSAVSSVNICNGPVAELNGKGHIAWPSGKQVLYLGQQFVIPDNLHGYPVVGLRLLLGLTWWAEDAQIFVNGELVGRGDLFDFADRVLLSSSANPGDEFLVILRLVSPGHDSGALVRSICLYEAADSSCFDPGFVAAELEILQNSLTLNLDFINSQYLSTEIIANNPMFVKGELLKSEIDLALGSIDWSAVRDREKFDRSLSVLRHNLLGYLRAFSGDLDEGTAEGAEAAEGGRREEVSEVGENSNATSIYIGESGDRRYFSGDLDEGTAEAAEAAEGGRREEVSQVGENSNATSIYIGESGDRRYFSGDLDEGTAEAAEAAEGGRREEVSEVGENGNATSIYIGESGELTSIYTGKIYLVGHAHLDLAWLWPVPETWEAAKRTFESVLKLQSEFPDLIFCHSTPALYAWMEQHRPDLFAAIKKQVAVGCWEVVGGMWLEPDLNLISAESMVRQVFYGQRYAKENFGELMRVAWLPDTFGFGWQLPQILRQGGVDYFVTQKLRWNDTTEFPHGVFWWEGLDGTKIFSMMSAPIGESIEAVKMASYAFDWQVKTGLQDALWLPGVGDHGGGPTRDMLEVAKRWKMSPFFPKLEFAKAVDYLSLIESQFLPEVATTRPESDVPESDNQENLRAREFSNLSAISDANSPISQLKTIPRTLPIWKDELYLEFHRGCYTTRADQKRQNRRCEELLYQAELLSSLATICTGAVYPKSELESAWKQILFNQFHDILPGSAIAQVYTDANLAFAEVDRACREILLKSLDAISAQISLPNPPAPDAQPILIFNTLNWSRSEVVAVPLPDAADSAWQIYDFSRRRLVSQIVRGDRPQSQSTLLFWANHLPAVGYRVFWLCREDAQTVDNASASPETEKKTELSQLTYGIAQKNTPCQETHFAAAQMVVENEFIRATVDGQSGNLSSIWDKVNNREVLNAAGGNQLQAFQDSGQYWDAWNIDPNYEKHQLPAPILKDISWIAQGEIRQSLRVVRQIGKSEFCQDYIVEIGSPLLKIKTVVDWQEKHVLVKAAFGLNVEADLATCEIPGGAIARTTKPQTPAEKAKWEVPILRWTDISNDGFGVSLLNDCKYGCDLQPNRIRLTLLRGSTWPDGQADVGVSEFTCAVYPHSGNWQEAGTVRRGCELNLPLLVKVLPQLGENRNKSLPAVGKFLDLSADNLVLMAFKQSEDDSNVWILRCCESEGKETVLEFNSDLGLEIVEPVDLLERPANLSEKLPEGRGFKIEPWKIASFAVVPKTDT; encoded by the coding sequence ATGAGCGCTTCTGTGTCACCTGCTAGCAACAATATTTTTGCCACTGTCGAAAAGTTGCGCCGCCTCAGTCAAGTGGAGGTTCAGTCTGGTTGGAGGTACTGCGATTCTGACTCTGCTGTCTCTTCGGTAAATATTTGTAACGGGCCTGTTGCCGAACTTAACGGCAAAGGACATATTGCTTGGCCGTCGGGGAAGCAAGTTTTGTATCTGGGCCAGCAATTTGTAATTCCTGACAATTTGCACGGCTATCCTGTGGTTGGTTTGCGGTTGCTGCTGGGCTTGACTTGGTGGGCAGAAGATGCTCAAATTTTTGTGAACGGCGAGTTAGTCGGACGGGGAGATTTATTTGATTTTGCCGATCGAGTTTTGTTGAGTTCGTCGGCTAATCCTGGAGATGAATTTTTAGTAATTTTGCGGTTGGTAAGTCCGGGTCACGATAGCGGTGCTTTAGTGCGATCGATTTGTTTGTATGAAGCTGCTGACTCTTCTTGTTTCGATCCGGGTTTTGTAGCTGCCGAATTAGAGATTTTGCAAAATTCGCTAACTCTAAATTTAGATTTTATAAATTCCCAATACCTCTCCACCGAAATAATAGCAAATAACCCCATGTTTGTCAAGGGGGAATTGCTGAAATCTGAGATTGATTTGGCGCTTGGTTCGATCGATTGGTCGGCGGTGCGCGATCGCGAAAAGTTCGATCGCTCGCTGTCGGTTTTGCGGCACAATTTACTGGGATATCTGCGGGCTTTTTCTGGGGATTTAGATGAGGGAACCGCAGAGGGCGCAGAGGCCGCAGAGGGAGGAAGAAGAGAGGAAGTTTCGGAGGTTGGAGAAAATAGCAATGCTACATCTATATATATAGGAGAAAGTGGCGATCGGAGATATTTTTCTGGGGATTTAGATGAGGGAACCGCAGAGGCCGCAGAGGCCGCAGAGGGAGGAAGAAGAGAGGAAGTTTCGCAGGTTGGAGAAAATAGTAACGCTACATCTATATATATAGGAGAAAGTGGCGATCGGAGATATTTTTCTGGGGATTTAGATGAGGGAACCGCAGAGGCCGCAGAGGCCGCAGAGGGAGGAAGAAGAGAGGAAGTTTCGGAGGTTGGAGAAAATGGCAATGCTACATCTATATATATAGGAGAAAGTGGTGAGCTGACATCTATATATACAGGTAAAATCTATTTGGTGGGTCACGCTCATTTAGACTTAGCTTGGCTGTGGCCTGTCCCGGAAACTTGGGAAGCGGCAAAGCGAACTTTTGAGTCGGTATTGAAATTGCAATCGGAGTTTCCCGATTTGATTTTCTGTCATTCTACTCCGGCGCTTTATGCTTGGATGGAACAACATCGGCCGGACTTATTTGCTGCGATTAAAAAACAGGTGGCTGTCGGATGTTGGGAAGTTGTCGGCGGGATGTGGTTAGAACCGGATTTAAACTTGATTTCCGCTGAATCAATGGTGCGGCAAGTTTTTTACGGACAGCGTTATGCAAAAGAAAATTTTGGGGAATTGATGCGGGTGGCTTGGCTACCGGATACTTTCGGTTTTGGGTGGCAATTACCTCAGATTTTGCGGCAAGGCGGAGTTGATTATTTTGTGACGCAAAAGTTGCGGTGGAACGATACAACGGAATTTCCGCACGGTGTGTTTTGGTGGGAAGGGTTGGACGGTACTAAAATATTTAGCATGATGTCTGCTCCAATTGGTGAAAGCATAGAAGCTGTGAAAATGGCAAGTTATGCTTTTGACTGGCAAGTTAAGACTGGTTTGCAAGATGCTCTTTGGTTGCCTGGAGTTGGCGACCACGGCGGCGGCCCAACTCGTGATATGTTGGAGGTGGCGAAACGCTGGAAAATGTCGCCTTTTTTCCCGAAGTTGGAGTTTGCGAAAGCGGTTGATTATTTGTCTTTGATTGAGAGTCAGTTTTTGCCGGAAGTTGCGACAACTAGGCCAGAAAGCGATGTTCCAGAATCGGACAATCAGGAGAATTTGCGGGCGCGAGAATTTTCAAACTTGTCGGCAATTTCGGATGCAAATTCTCCCATCTCGCAACTCAAAACTATTCCCCGCACTCTCCCGATTTGGAAAGACGAACTTTATTTAGAATTCCACCGGGGTTGCTACACGACTCGCGCCGACCAAAAACGCCAAAACCGCCGCTGCGAAGAATTGCTCTACCAAGCGGAGTTGCTGTCTTCGCTGGCCACGATTTGTACTGGTGCGGTTTATCCGAAATCCGAGTTAGAATCTGCTTGGAAACAAATTTTGTTTAACCAGTTTCACGATATTTTGCCCGGTTCTGCGATCGCCCAAGTTTACACGGATGCTAATCTAGCCTTTGCGGAGGTCGATCGCGCTTGTCGCGAAATCCTGCTAAAATCTTTGGATGCCATCTCGGCTCAAATTTCTCTGCCGAATCCTCCGGCGCCCGACGCTCAACCGATTTTGATTTTCAATACTCTCAATTGGTCGCGCTCTGAAGTTGTCGCCGTACCGCTTCCCGATGCCGCTGATTCAGCTTGGCAAATTTACGATTTTTCCCGACGGCGATTGGTGTCGCAGATTGTCAGGGGCGATCGACCGCAATCGCAATCTACACTGTTATTCTGGGCAAATCATCTCCCCGCCGTTGGCTACCGGGTGTTTTGGCTGTGTCGCGAAGACGCTCAAACTGTAGATAATGCGTCCGCAAGTCCAGAAACCGAAAAAAAGACAGAGTTATCACAACTTACATACGGTATAGCACAAAAAAACACACCTTGTCAAGAAACGCATTTTGCAGCCGCACAAATGGTTGTAGAAAATGAATTTATTCGGGCAACAGTAGACGGCCAAAGTGGCAATTTATCCAGCATTTGGGATAAAGTAAATAACCGAGAAGTCCTGAATGCAGCAGGCGGCAATCAACTGCAAGCATTTCAAGACAGCGGTCAATATTGGGATGCTTGGAACATCGATCCAAATTATGAAAAACATCAACTACCAGCGCCGATACTGAAAGATATTTCCTGGATAGCACAGGGAGAAATACGGCAGAGTTTGCGGGTAGTCCGACAAATTGGCAAATCGGAGTTTTGCCAAGATTATATAGTAGAAATAGGTTCGCCGCTGCTGAAAATCAAGACAGTTGTAGATTGGCAGGAAAAGCACGTTTTAGTAAAAGCAGCCTTTGGGTTAAATGTAGAAGCAGATTTGGCAACTTGCGAAATTCCCGGCGGTGCGATCGCACGCACAACCAAGCCGCAAACACCCGCCGAAAAAGCCAAATGGGAAGTGCCGATTTTGCGCTGGACTGATATCAGCAATGACGGTTTTGGAGTGAGTTTGCTCAACGATTGCAAATACGGTTGCGACCTTCAACCGAATCGAATTCGGCTGACTTTGCTTCGGGGTTCGACTTGGCCGGATGGACAAGCAGATGTAGGAGTTTCCGAATTTACTTGTGCAGTGTATCCCCACAGCGGAAATTGGCAAGAGGCCGGCACAGTTAGGCGCGGCTGCGAGTTGAATTTGCCGCTGCTAGTAAAGGTGTTGCCGCAGTTGGGAGAAAATCGAAACAAGAGTTTACCTGCTGTTGGTAAATTCTTGGATTTGTCGGCCGACAATTTAGTTTTGATGGCTTTCAAACAGTCGGAAGACGATTCTAACGTGTGGATTTTGCGGTGTTGCGAATCCGAGGGGAAGGAGACTGTGCTAGAATTCAACAGTGACTTGGGATTAGAAATTGTAGAGCCAGTAGATTTGTTAGAACGGCCTGCCAATTTGTCTGAAAAGTTGCCCGAAGGACGAGGATTTAAGATAGAGCCTTGGAAAATCGCGAGTTTTGCAGTTGTCCCCAAAACAGACACCTAA
- a CDS encoding PAS domain S-box protein: MFAKKSHSSNPETNYSHLSDTDGEFATAKLSCSQQVEQDWYETLYENFPGIYFVLDALGRVFSLNQFGASRLAYKSQELICHSIFNIFYCQEQGKMQAEFARLAQPENGTPTPKIACWEGCLTCKDGRIIRVKATARPMPAVNWKIEENTNGRSIANFQRPAVLLVCEEIKAASQSPRSPHQRGNWRSPTLAIAKLAKSQLKERNNIEDFIREVTETAVSIVNCDRASIWLYGEDKTQLHCIDLYEQNTKLHSVQIIITAADCPAYFQALKSASAIATVAAENDPRTRELVSLYLLDRGTTSLLNVPIVLAGQRLGIVSAERQGSDGDWTEEEHEFTQILADFVSSSLSASEKLKLEALRHEQQQNLLTQYYDQLEERVERRTAELKKANQKLQKEIIKRKQAEAELRLQQQEQQIIFDSVPAMIWLKDTESRLLRINQAAAASRGLPAAQLEGKSFYEIYPDEAEQYYLEDLEVINSGVPKQGQVELLPTVSGQKCWVRTDKIPYRDETGKVAGVIVFAVDITDLIRVEKELREYRDRLTQKVEKRTAMYRQAMTALYSANTQLQQLINNSYSSGANGTSYSAAHLLECEAYFEAVAVADRETILSVSSNFAQLFGYEPAEMAGMSLLELLSPKSYKQAPQMISAASNTVCETIFLRRDGTAFPADVRSKFVFWEGRLVQVKAVRDLTERKLTAAELERSRSLLHATLEATADGILAVTTAGEMISYNEKLVQMWGIYEEVRNSMDRTVRLAFLTKQVKDPRAFLQRVKEFYRDAESEGCDLLEFKDGRTFERYTQPIRVGQNIIGRVWRFRDITSREKVTAMLGDSQRRFRAIFDSSFQFVSLLKPDGTLLEANQTSLDFAGIKLRDVANKPFWRLPWWGDSEEVQEQLQEAISRSAKGEFVRYEVEVQGVNRTATVDFSLKPVADETGKIVLLLPEGRDITKSKQAQVALRQQIERERLIAQIQSRIRSSLDIQDILNTTVAEVREFLATDRVLVFRFRPDWNGDVVVESVGEGWMPLKGMGIDDCCFANTYIGQYLKGRIRAIEDIHASNLTECHMNFLAGCQVKANLVVPIVQQGIEPREGNGSCQVPKLWGLLIAHHCSAPRQWQQFDMDLLSQLGTQVAIAIEQSLVYQQLAAANQRLDGLANLDSLTQLANRRRFDEVINREWERSSSSEPLSLIMCDIDCFKLYNDNYGHQAGDACLQQVARAIGDACTNAPAERLYLAARYGGEEFGVILPNTDIVAAQAVAESIRSRVKALAIPHIKSVVSDSVTLSLGVAAVSPSQNSPKMLIEAADKALYRAKSGGRDRVAISE, translated from the coding sequence GTGTTTGCTAAAAAAAGTCATTCAAGCAACCCCGAAACTAACTATTCTCACTTGAGCGACACGGACGGCGAGTTCGCGACAGCAAAACTTTCGTGCAGCCAACAAGTCGAACAAGATTGGTATGAAACTCTCTACGAGAATTTTCCGGGCATTTACTTCGTTCTAGACGCTTTGGGAAGAGTTTTTTCGCTCAATCAATTCGGCGCGTCTCGCCTCGCCTACAAATCGCAGGAATTAATTTGTCATTCAATTTTTAACATATTTTACTGCCAAGAGCAAGGGAAAATGCAGGCAGAATTTGCCCGATTAGCCCAGCCGGAAAACGGTACGCCAACTCCAAAAATTGCTTGTTGGGAAGGCTGCTTAACTTGCAAAGACGGCAGGATTATTAGGGTAAAAGCAACCGCGCGCCCAATGCCTGCGGTAAATTGGAAAATAGAGGAAAATACCAATGGTCGCTCAATTGCGAATTTCCAACGGCCGGCTGTACTGTTAGTTTGCGAAGAAATTAAGGCTGCTTCGCAGTCACCCCGGTCGCCCCACCAGAGAGGAAATTGGCGCAGTCCAACTTTAGCGATCGCAAAATTAGCCAAAAGTCAACTTAAAGAACGCAACAATATAGAAGACTTCATCCGCGAAGTAACAGAAACCGCTGTCAGTATTGTCAACTGCGATCGAGCCAGTATTTGGCTGTATGGCGAAGACAAAACGCAGCTTCACTGCATCGACCTTTACGAACAAAATACTAAACTCCATTCCGTACAAATAATCATCACAGCAGCCGACTGTCCGGCATATTTTCAAGCTTTAAAATCTGCAAGTGCGATCGCTACTGTGGCAGCAGAAAATGACCCGAGAACACGAGAACTTGTCAGTCTTTATTTGCTCGATCGGGGCACGACTTCCCTGTTAAACGTACCGATTGTGCTAGCAGGTCAAAGGTTGGGAATAGTCAGCGCCGAACGCCAGGGTTCCGACGGTGATTGGACGGAAGAAGAACACGAATTTACCCAAATATTAGCAGATTTTGTATCCTCAAGTTTGTCAGCTAGCGAAAAGTTAAAATTAGAAGCACTGCGGCACGAACAGCAGCAAAACTTGCTGACCCAATACTACGATCAACTAGAAGAAAGAGTAGAAAGACGCACTGCTGAACTCAAAAAAGCTAACCAAAAACTGCAAAAAGAAATAATTAAAAGAAAACAAGCAGAAGCCGAACTACGCCTGCAGCAACAAGAACAACAAATTATTTTTGATTCCGTGCCGGCGATGATTTGGCTCAAAGATACCGAAAGTCGCCTGCTGCGAATTAATCAAGCCGCCGCTGCATCGAGAGGTTTGCCCGCAGCTCAATTAGAAGGTAAATCTTTTTATGAAATCTATCCAGACGAAGCAGAGCAATATTATTTAGAAGATTTGGAAGTAATCAATTCCGGCGTTCCCAAGCAGGGGCAAGTCGAACTGCTACCAACAGTTTCGGGTCAAAAATGCTGGGTGCGGACAGATAAAATACCTTACCGCGACGAAACAGGTAAAGTCGCTGGTGTAATCGTGTTTGCCGTAGATATTACTGATTTAATTAGAGTCGAAAAAGAACTGCGAGAATATCGCGATCGCCTCACACAAAAAGTCGAAAAACGTACTGCTATGTACAGGCAAGCCATGACCGCTTTGTACTCGGCAAATACGCAATTGCAACAGTTAATTAACAACAGCTATTCTTCCGGCGCAAATGGCACCAGCTACTCAGCAGCGCACTTGCTCGAATGCGAAGCTTATTTTGAAGCAGTTGCCGTGGCTGACCGCGAGACAATTTTGAGCGTCAGCAGCAATTTTGCCCAACTTTTCGGTTACGAACCTGCGGAAATGGCGGGAATGAGCTTGCTGGAACTACTGTCGCCGAAATCATACAAACAGGCGCCGCAAATGATTTCGGCAGCCAGCAATACAGTCTGTGAAACTATTTTTCTCAGGCGAGATGGAACTGCTTTTCCTGCTGACGTTCGCAGCAAATTCGTTTTTTGGGAAGGTCGTTTAGTCCAGGTAAAAGCAGTCCGAGACCTCACGGAACGCAAATTGACCGCAGCAGAATTAGAGCGATCGCGGTCTCTGCTGCACGCTACCTTAGAAGCAACGGCAGACGGCATTCTCGCCGTTACTACCGCCGGAGAAATGATTAGTTATAACGAAAAGTTAGTTCAAATGTGGGGAATTTATGAAGAAGTTAGAAACTCAATGGATAGAACGGTGCGGCTGGCATTTCTCACTAAGCAAGTGAAAGATCCGAGAGCTTTTTTGCAGAGAGTTAAAGAATTTTATAGGGATGCGGAGTCGGAAGGCTGCGATCTTCTAGAATTTAAAGACGGCCGCACTTTTGAGCGCTACACGCAGCCGATTCGAGTCGGACAAAATATTATTGGCAGGGTGTGGCGCTTCCGCGATATTACCTCCCGCGAAAAGGTGACGGCAATGTTGGGAGATTCTCAAAGGCGCTTTCGGGCAATTTTTGATTCTTCTTTCCAATTTGTGAGCTTATTGAAACCGGACGGCACTCTGCTGGAAGCTAACCAAACTTCTCTGGATTTTGCGGGAATTAAGCTACGGGATGTGGCCAATAAACCGTTTTGGCGGTTGCCTTGGTGGGGAGATTCTGAGGAAGTTCAGGAACAGTTGCAAGAGGCGATTTCTCGATCGGCAAAAGGTGAATTTGTCCGCTATGAAGTCGAAGTTCAAGGTGTAAATCGGACGGCAACTGTTGATTTTTCTCTCAAACCGGTCGCGGATGAAACGGGCAAAATAGTATTGTTGCTGCCGGAAGGTCGGGACATTACTAAAAGCAAGCAAGCCCAAGTCGCGCTGCGGCAACAAATAGAACGGGAACGCCTGATCGCGCAGATTCAATCGCGCATCCGTTCTTCTCTGGATATCCAAGATATTCTCAACACTACAGTAGCGGAAGTGCGGGAGTTTTTGGCAACCGATCGCGTGCTGGTTTTCCGCTTCCGACCCGACTGGAACGGAGATGTGGTGGTGGAGTCGGTTGGAGAAGGATGGATGCCACTCAAGGGGATGGGAATTGACGATTGCTGTTTTGCCAATACTTACATCGGACAGTATTTAAAGGGTCGCATTCGCGCCATCGAGGATATTCATGCTTCTAATTTGACCGAGTGTCACATGAATTTTTTGGCGGGGTGTCAGGTGAAGGCAAATTTGGTAGTGCCGATTGTCCAGCAGGGAATAGAACCTCGGGAAGGTAACGGTTCTTGTCAAGTGCCGAAGTTGTGGGGTTTGCTGATTGCCCACCACTGTTCGGCACCCCGCCAGTGGCAGCAATTTGATATGGATTTGCTGAGTCAGTTGGGTACTCAAGTGGCGATCGCGATCGAACAATCTTTAGTTTACCAGCAGCTAGCTGCTGCCAACCAGCGGTTGGACGGGTTGGCGAATTTGGACAGCCTGACTCAGCTAGCTAACCGCCGCCGATTTGACGAGGTGATCAACCGGGAATGGGAGCGATCGAGCTCTTCGGAACCGCTATCTTTGATTATGTGCGACATTGACTGTTTTAAACTTTACAACGACAATTACGGCCACCAAGCCGGGGATGCTTGTTTGCAGCAAGTGGCGCGGGCGATCGGGGATGCTTGCACAAACGCACCCGCAGAACGCCTCTATTTGGCTGCTAGGTACGGTGGCGAGGAATTTGGGGTAATTTTGCCAAATACGGATATCGTGGCTGCACAGGCGGTTGCTGAGAGCATCCGCAGCCGCGTCAAAGCTTTGGCAATTCCCCACATCAAGTCTGTTGTCAGTGATTCTGTGACTCTCAGCTTGGGAGTTGCGGCAGTTTCACCAAGTCAAAATTCCCCGAAAATGTTGATTGAAGCTGCGGATAAGGCACTGTATCGAGCTAAGTCTGGCGGGCGCGATCGAGTGGCGATTAGTGAGTAG
- a CDS encoding anion transporter, producing the protein MITLKYLVLGLTYFGFGLGYLPGLRMNRAAIAIMGSAFVVALGILDLKTAWEAIDPNTIVFLLGMMVVNSALGASGFFQLALEFLTRFTRSPFGIMVAVTFGSGILSAFFLNDTTAILLAPLILSLTRSLSLNPIPYLLALAGGTNLGSVATVSGNPQNILVGSFSGISYLEFAGSLAPVALICLLVQVAWLWLLYPEVRSCKSLPEVPQVRYRLFKPLLAKSLWVTAGLLVAFLAGAPLAESAWIAASVLLITRRVKSDRILQGVDWNLLVMFAGLFVVTKATQQLGLLDNLTNLTGTPLSLLGVTVILSNLISNVPAVLVLQSVIVKTDTQAWLLLAAGSTLAGNLTLLGSVANLIVAEVAGKSGDLLTFKEHLRFGLPLTFVTLGIAYFWLY; encoded by the coding sequence ATGATAACACTCAAATACCTAGTATTGGGACTGACCTACTTCGGATTCGGTTTGGGATATTTGCCGGGGCTGCGGATGAACAGGGCAGCGATTGCAATTATGGGGTCAGCTTTTGTGGTGGCTTTGGGGATACTCGACCTGAAAACTGCTTGGGAGGCGATCGACCCCAATACGATCGTTTTTTTGCTGGGAATGATGGTCGTTAATTCCGCTTTGGGAGCATCGGGTTTTTTTCAACTCGCTTTGGAGTTTTTAACTCGCTTTACTCGTTCTCCTTTCGGCATTATGGTGGCCGTTACTTTTGGCAGCGGCATTCTATCGGCATTTTTTCTTAACGACACTACTGCTATTTTGCTGGCCCCTTTAATACTGAGTCTGACTCGCTCTTTGTCTCTCAATCCTATCCCTTATCTTTTGGCTTTAGCCGGAGGTACTAATTTAGGTTCGGTGGCGACTGTCAGTGGGAATCCGCAAAATATTCTCGTCGGTTCTTTTTCGGGAATTAGTTATTTAGAATTTGCCGGCTCTCTCGCCCCAGTCGCTTTAATTTGTTTGCTGGTTCAAGTAGCTTGGCTGTGGTTGCTTTATCCAGAAGTGCGTTCTTGCAAATCTTTGCCGGAGGTTCCCCAAGTCCGCTATCGATTGTTCAAGCCTTTACTGGCAAAAAGTTTGTGGGTGACAGCAGGACTTTTGGTAGCTTTTTTAGCGGGTGCACCTTTAGCAGAATCTGCCTGGATAGCTGCCAGTGTATTGTTAATTACTAGGCGCGTCAAGTCCGATCGCATTTTGCAAGGCGTTGACTGGAATTTGCTAGTAATGTTTGCGGGATTGTTTGTGGTGACTAAAGCAACTCAACAACTGGGTTTGTTGGACAATTTAACTAATTTGACGGGTACGCCGCTGAGTTTGTTGGGAGTAACGGTAATTCTTTCTAACTTAATTTCTAACGTACCCGCAGTGTTAGTTCTGCAATCGGTGATTGTCAAAACAGATACGCAAGCTTGGCTGTTGTTGGCGGCGGGTTCTACCCTGGCGGGGAATTTAACTTTGTTGGGTTCTGTGGCTAATTTAATTGTAGCTGAAGTTGCAGGAAAATCAGGCGATTTGCTGACTTTTAAAGAACATTTGCGGTTCGGGCTGCCGCTGACTTTCGTTACTTTGGGAATAGCTTATTTTTGGCTGTACTAA